A single genomic interval of Xyrauchen texanus isolate HMW12.3.18 chromosome 8, RBS_HiC_50CHRs, whole genome shotgun sequence harbors:
- the LOC127647511 gene encoding putative nuclease HARBI1: MAALQRFLQLEHRRRLRSQSVYINAHIRTNFTPLDSLSDDAILRKFRLPRTKTLELFQIVKPHLQRATRRNYALSPEVQLLATLRYFAVGSFMEVVGDGLGISKCSVSKTLTTVTPLLLQLMKSILVSPKTPEEIQLANQQFYDIDNIPRVIGIIDGTLIPVLSPKVNEPLYICRKGYPAINVQVVCDHQGMFTDIVAKWPGSTHDSFAWANSAICQMAEEGGFGDSWLLGDSGYPLRPYLLTPVQHPATITEERFNQAHGRTRSIVERTIGLWKQRFRCISKSSGGLKLNSTKSCSVIVVTAILHNIAVRENVQLPEEEVGAVGADGEEDAVSDDDPLNPHQGRMHPAGAEVRELLIQNMFGW, encoded by the coding sequence ATGGCAGCTTTACAAAGATTCTTACAGCTGGAGCACAGAAGGCGGCTGAGAAGTCAATCAGTTTATATAAATGCCCACATAAGGACAAATTTTACCCCTCTTGACTCACTATCTGATGATGCAATTTTAAGAAAATTCCGTCTTCCAAGGACCAAGACTCTTGAATTATTTCAGATAGTGAAACCACACCTTCAGAGGGCAACAAGAAGAAACTACGCCTTAAGTCCAGAGGTGCAGTTGTTAGCTACACTGCGTTATTTTGCTGTTGGAAGTTTTATggaggtggtgggtgatggcctGGGAATCAGCAAGTGTTCAGTCAGCAAAACTTTGACAACAGTAACACCTTTGCTGTTACAGCTGATGAAGAGCATCCTGGTTTCCCCCAAAACTCCTGAGGAAATACAGTTGGCCAATCAACAATTCTATGATATTGACAACATCCCCAGAGTGATTGGCATCATTGATGGCACCCTAATCCCAGTATTAAGCCCTAAGGTAAATGAGCCCTTGTACATTTGCAGGAAGGGCTATCCAGCCATTAATGTTCAAGTAGTGTGTGATCACCAGGGAATGTTCACTgacattgtggcaaaatggcctggAAGCACACATGACTCTTTTGCATGGGCCAATTCTGCAATTTGCCAGATGGCTGAAGAAGGTGGCTTTGGTGATAGCTGGCTGCTGGGAGACAGTGGATATCCTCTTCGCCCCTACCTCTTGACACCTGTGCAGCATCCAGCCACCATTACAGAGGAAAGGTTTAATCAGGCCCATGGAAGGACACGCTCTATAGTGGAGAGGACTATAGGACTGTGGAAACAACGTTTTCGCTGCATCAGCAAGTCCAGTGGTGGCCTAAAGCTAAACTCCACCAAAAGCTGTTCTGTTATTGTGGTTACTGCAATTCTCCACAACATTGCAGTCAGGGAAAATGTCCAGCTTCCTGAGGAGGAAGTTGGTGCCGTTGGAGCCGATGGTGAGGAAGATGCTGTTTCTGATGATGATCCTTTGAACCCACATCAAGGCAGAATGCATCCTGCAGGAGCAGAAGTCAGAGAACTTTTAATTCAGAATATGTTTGGATGGTAG